CAATTGACTTACTACCtcagtgtgtgtggctgcaaaGCCTTTTTATTGATAAGAACCGATTTAAtggatgtgtgttgtttttacacAGATTTTATTGATTTTGGCTTATACTGTGCTTTTATTAAAGTGCGTTTGTACAGTGTTTTGCAGTGATTGTATATGGTCTTGATCGCATATGAACTCTACATATGAACATGGACACTGATTATGACTATCTAAACTGCCAGAGCTAAGAGAGTCAGAGCAGAATCCCTGTCTAGTTACCGTTTGTCCAGCGTTGTATCCTCTCTCCCCTGGTTCTGCTTCTCTTCAGACTGTGAGAGTTATCATGACGCTTGAGGATTTCGAGCCTTCAATCGACATGACCATGAGCACAGCCGTGGTCTGACTGTGGATGATTTAGTCAGGGTGTGCAGAGCTCTCCTCTGTCTACTGAAGAGACATCCATGGGGTCGGACAGGAGGCCCAGTACTCCGGCTTGAGGGACCTGACTACTCTGCTCTTGTTTGCAGGTCGGTGAGCACCATCCGTAACCAGCGCTACCACATCCACGCCAACCTGTCCTTCGCCATCCTGGTGGCTGAGATCCTGCTGCTCATCAGCTCTCGCTTCGAGCCCGGCACGGTACGTTTCTCCTCCCTGGAGCTGCTTtatcctcctctactcctcccctATCCCCTATTCCTCTTCCCTTACCCCCCCTATCATCCTCCCctctactcctcttcctcccctatcCTCCTTCCttctactcctcttcctcccctcctccccttaccAAGCATTGAGTTCATCACCCCAGCCAGAAATAAAGGTGATTCATCTtcttcatgtgcgtgtgtgtgaatgtttgtggtTGCCTTTATGTTTCTTTGTGCGTGCTGTTATGaccgtgcgtgtctgtgtgtgattgtgcataTTTTCCTatttgtacgtgtgtttgtgtgtgtgtgtgtgtgtgtgtgtgtgtgtgtgtgtgtgtgtgtgtgtgtgtgtgtgtgtgtgtgtgcgtgtgtgaacgtgcgttttgtgtgtgtctttgtctgtttctgtgtgggtgcgtgcctCTGCGATCCAGCTGCCCTGTAAGGTGATGGCGGTCCTGCTGCACTTCTTCTTCCTGAGTGCGTTCTCCTGGATGCTGGTGGAGGGCCTCCACCTCTACAGCATGGTGGTGAAGGTGTTCGGCTCCGAGGGCAGCAAACACCTGTACTACTACGCCATTGGCTGGGGTACGCCCACCGCCACCCGCTAACCAAATGATATACGTATAGATAATAACCAAGAATGATAACGATAACAATGTTAATTATATATTGGAATTTAGCAAAGGAATATACAAAGGATCGTTTTCTTTTTCCGTTATTTGTCAGTAACCGCGGCGAAAGCATCTCGCAACTCACAGGAGCCACTTCCCCTCAAACCGACTCCTTCTTAAACGCACACGTATCACTTAAATCATTATTTCGGTATCAAACAATGACTCTTATTTGACTTGTCTGCGCTCGTACCATTGCCGTGCCTAAGTGGACAGACCCGGGTTCAGCTAATACACATTGAACGCATCACGCTGAGCTTCCctgctcgctctctcctcctccgcacACTGAAACAATTAGTGGAAATAAGATCTCCCTCATATGAGTAACCGGATTTTCTGCCAAAGTAGTTCTTTCTCGTCGTGGGCCAACTGCAAAACCCAATgccggatacacacacacacgtttgatgGAAAGCAATCATTTTGTCATTAATGGTTCCCGCTGTTTTGCAACAATGAATCTCAGAGAGTTTTTCGTTTAATTTCctctttcaaagtaaaagtatcTCTTTTTTATCTGGTAATGTTCAATGAGAGGTGGAGCACGGGTCAGGTCGCAGCAAAAAGGAGCTGTGAACGTCTGTGATGTATTAAGAGTTCtctatagatagataaatagtgGAGAACGTGGAGAACGTGGAGAGCACTGGAGAACGTGTTACAACAAAGACCTGGGTCAAGCACAATTAGCACGGACATCTCTGACTTTGTTTCAGTTTATATATATTCCCAGATGGATAGGGGCAAGACCCTCTAAAGCCATTTAAGGAACACCGTAATGTTCAGGCAACCCTCCAAACCACACCTATCTATCTGGCATGCTTAAAACAATAGAAAAAACAAAGACACCGTTATTTATTTGGAAATACGACTTTATAATAACAAACTTTTGTGTTGCTATGGCGATAACCGTGGGTCTGAACAGAGCAAACATCACATTGTTACATGAGGACCATTGATGGTGACAACTTGATGCTCTTTAACAGCGTCCTTCAATTCCAATTTGCAGCACATATTGGAGTATAATGCCAAATGTTATGCACACAATATTTAACAACTCTTTGACTCTCTTTCCATTTAAAAATGTAACAAAAATtaataaacaatataaacacTAACAATTACAATATGGCATCTTGACCTTTGTGCTTGGCCCCCTAAATATGATGACTGTGATTCTTTGCTGATGAAGTTGACCATCAAACAGCGACAACCATCTCTGCATGTCTCCCCCTACAGGCTGTCCTCTGGTGATCTGTGTGGTCTCCATGACCTCGTCCATGACCAGCTACGGAGAAGTTGATAAGTAAATAAGTTGATCTGTATGCACAAACAACAGTTCTGGCATGAAGAGCCTCAGTTCACGTCTGACCCTTGATACTCCAGTAATAACCATCAAACTGGAACTGGGTTGAACCATTTCCCCCTAATTAGTTTACATCAGTCATTTGTCACTAAACATCAGACACACAAGACATTATCCGTGTTTACAGCATGACTCAATACACTGGACATTGAGACGTGCGCTACGCACTTTTCTACCGCAGCTACCGTAGCTATAACTGCAACTGGAAATGGAGCCATTAGCGGTCGATAATGGCTGGTCTTGAACCTTCCCCCTGCTCTCTTTCAGCTGTTGGCTGTCTCTGACGAACGGAGCCATCTGGGCCTTTGTGGCCCCAGCACTTTTTGTCATTGTGGTGAGAAAGGCCCATTTCAAATGTTACAACATTTTATTCTGTTTGACTCAGTCTTGGCTTGGTTTACCGTTCCACAcgtgtccacatggtgtggtCTAACGCAGGCGATGCGTGTGTTCTCTGTCTAGGTCAACATTGGCATCCTGATTTCTGTTACACGTATCATATCTCGCATTAGCACAGAGAGCTACAAGGTTCACGGAGATGCCAACGCTGTCAGGTGAGTTCCCCTGAACATGGACGTTGCTCTGAATGGTGTTGATTCCGACCACAGACATGGCCGTGACCTTCCTCTTTCCCCCTGCTGCCTGTGTAGGCTCACTGCCAAGGCGGTGGCCGTGCTGCTGCCTATCCTGGGCATCTCCTGGATCTTTGGCGTTCTCACCGTCAACACACATTCCCTGGCGTTCCTCTACATCTTCGCCGTGTTTAACTCATTACAAGTAAGGAGTTTTGATGGGGTGTTTGCTGGAAAATTAATTAGGTATTCACAGTGTGGATACCTACGGTATTTGTTATTTTAGGCTTTGGGTGTTATTATTCCGGATTGGTAGTGCTTATTTCTCAGCGGTGGACTTTATATACATATCCCCAGTAAGCAGGTCATGATAAAGTTTGGTTCCGAAATTCCGATAGGGGGCACTATAATTCACGGTTAAAGTGATTCGCTCGGCATATCTGCCCGAAAGACTCAGAAAATTGGTGTACATGCCATATTTTGCAGGGCTCTGAAGTCTCACGCatttcaacccatgcacacgctcagacgccacacttcgtatttctcacaaAGAGAAATTAGCAGGATAGCGCCAACCAACTTGCGCCGCTTGAATAGGTAGGaagacatcacaggtgggcgtgtccacctagatgtgtgacggatagatgagcaacgtttgcttcatTCCACTGGATAGGCTgttagactgatctatccagcacacatctaggtggacacggccacctgtgatgtcataagggtcAGATTtccaaaatggcttgtaacggctaatcagccCACACCTATCAGACAAACTGCCATTGTTGTTCATTTGTATTGCACTCATTATTTCAAAATGGGTAAAGATACAGTAGTCTAAATGAAGGTTGCAATATAGAAATGTTTGTATTGATAGCAGATGGTATTTATTGTCAACCTGATGTAGGGCGTGTACGGTGATATTGTTTGGCCGTTGATGTATGCAGCATCACTTTTTATCCTTCTGAGACTGCCTTCCATGGTTGGTTTTAtctctaacattattctatcaacacagacatttacatcgaccgtctggcattatagttgatttgcctcgggtgtaggcctactgtggagtgggtaagactgttttattagcaggctagtattgcccgttgccgtgcgctagcctagcacgagcaaactctgcaactagaaggactgaatgaaatgtgtggaaaactgtctccaatgataaagaacaccaaggttaacttgggaatcagcccctatgtccaaaattccgaactaccccttaaAGGCAATTGCTCTTAAGCGTAATGCACCACTTCGCCAGCAGGTGGCACAAaatcacacataaacagcaTCTACTattaaacctgtgtgtgtgtgtgtgtgtgtgtgtgtgtgtgtgtgtgtgtgtgtgtgtgtgtgtgtgtgtgtgtgtgtgtgtgtgtgtgtgtgtgtgtgtgtgtgtgtgtgtgtgtgtgtgtgtgtgtgtgtgtgtgtgtgtgtgtgtgtgtgtgtgtgtgtgtgtgtgttgataggcAGTGGGTGGGCTGTGAACACTGCGTGTGACTGCTTGCACTCCTGGTTTATTGTATTCTTGTATTTCTCATCAGGGATTCTTTGTCTTCCTGTTCCACTGTCTCCTGAACTCTGAGGTAAGGAGTTGTCTGTCCCCATTCTCTCTGTACAAATGGTTTATAGAACCCCTCATTGAACGGGACTCATTGTTGGACTTCTTCTTTTAGGTCAGAGCTGCCTTCAAACACAAAACGAAGGTGTGGTCCCTCACCAGCAGCTCCATCCGCAACATCAACGTCAAGCCCTTCAACTCCGACATTGTGAGTGTGGTCAACGGCAGGTTGAATCGGCCAGAACTCAGCCATTGCTTGCAAATCACTAATTCTCCAACCCCCTGTCCTACCCCGTCCTCTTATGACCTCCAGATGAACGGGAACAAGGAAGGGATGACCCCCACCAAGATGAACACGTGGGACAAGAGCACCAACTCTGCGAATCGCATGGACCTCTCGGCCGTCTGAGGAACTCTGGCTCAACGTCGGTTGTCTCTCTGGCGGTCGATGCGAGTGAGGAGCGAACGTGTACAACTGCTAGCATAGACTCAACACTGGCCAGAGTATGGCTACTCATCATTCTTTACCTTATGGTCCACTCAAATGTAGAtagaaaacaaagcaaaacataTACTAAATAGGAAGGTTCTGGGTGTTGATGGCAGCCGCAGAGGACTGAGCTACGATGTTGTGTTCTCATTTAGAGACTTGGATTGGATCTAAACAATGAaatgaagaaaaagaagaagaagaagaagaagtagaagaagaagaagaagaagaagaagagggagggcatGGGTTTATGCTTTCCCCCACGTAGCCCGCGTCTCTTGTTTGTTTCAGCCAGAGTTTATTTAAGGGCGCTGTGATGCTCTCAGACCTGTACATTACTTCAGTACCATTTTAATAGGGTGGGGATAACAGTGTTTGGCTGACAGGACCATATTCATAGTAGGTAGTGGTAAAGATCTGTTCATGTCTTGAATTGGAGTTAATGAAGGTTTTAAATCCACAATGACACATTGCTTCATTTAATTGGTCTGTTTTAGGCTGCAAAACCAATGTTCTTATGTACAGTATTAATCCATATTTAACAACTTATAAACAATAACTTTGTACTAGtaaatgaaaccaaacattccaatgtatttatttatttcaaaatgtattgttcCGTATTCTGTCATCCGATATCTGTTAACAACCACACGATTCAGACGCCGTATGTCGTCCGTTGCTGTTTCACAGGTGTGTTCATAGGATCTCTTTGAGAATTTAATTAACTTTGGTATTTTGCAGTACCTCGAATGTTTGTAGACTTCATGTATGATGCTTTTTGGATGGGTAGTACATACTCGGCTGTGTTTCAGATACAGTTCTGTGAATTATGTTTTCAGTTTTCAGCTTGATATGTGGCTCATTTTCATTCGAAAGGAAATAAAATTACacttaaatatattttatatattgtcCAGAAACTGTGAGATTTTATGGAATTTTTGTTTTACTCTTGATTGATCTTACACTGAATCACCATCATCATGCTTTACTGTAAAATCACTCATGTTCTCACttctcatttctcttttttatacGTAGGCAAGTTAATATTCAGTGATTGCTTTCAAGTATTTTAGAAAGGGTATTCTATTGTATTTATCAAAACGTTTTTAAGGTACTAGCTAGATTGTTGTTCTGTTTCCTTTGCATTATGTTCATTAAATACTCAAGATAATATGATAATATAGTGTCTTGGCTTTATTAAAGTTCCCTCTCTTTCATACAATACTGCACATTGTTGACCCTTGAATCATGGCTAGGAGTACGTGAACACTGCTGGTGTCAAACCCAGCAGTTTTTTTCGATTTAGGGATTTGAACACTTGCTAACATCTTAGACTTTATGAGGAgagataaagtgtgtgtgtgtgtgtgtgtgtgtgtgtgtgtgtgtgtgtgtgtgtgtgtgtgtgtgtgtgtgtgtgtgtgtgtgtgtgtgtgtgtgtgtgtgtgtgtgtgtgtgtgtgaataaagtAAAGGTACATTATTTGGAAAAATATATAAGTTATGCATATATATCATACTAAAACATATATGAAAtgtattcaataaaataaatattgaaatataAGAGGAGAAGGGGTCGGTTGATGGAGAGCGAGGAGTTGACGAATGGGATGGGTGCACCTAAATCCCTCAACATCCTGCAGATATGTTGTGCCTCTGAGCACCCTAGTTGCTTATACAACTTAGTTGCAGAAATGATGACAGCCAGTAGGCCTACGAAACCAAAGCGAGGCGAGTGTTGTCTGCAGCCTCCAGTGCGCATGCGCGCTCTGATATGAATAACTACAGCGGCAGCCGTCCTACAAAGTTAAGACAGTAAAGCTGGATAACGAGTATGCCCTTTGTTGAGTGGTTTTCTGCTGAGACATCATCCAAATCAGGGATGTATTAATTATTGTCAGGGGATTTTAGATATGAGGTCCAGTCAGAGGTAAAAGAAGTTGGCAGACATATTTAGTTGACATAATTCGTCTTTCTCGCCTGCGCAACGCGCATACGCGTCACCACAACGATCTGGATTTAGCTGTGATTAATACATCTTACATCTTTCATCTTAAATGGATGACATGGACATGATTGTGAACGAGAAGATCTCCTGTAAGTCCTGATTGTGTGGAACAGTTTCCGTCCTTCTTTGATCCATGGAGACTGTGGGCAGCTTCGAGTTCAGCAGGAAGGACCTTATCGGTCACGGTGCGTTCGCTGTGGTGTTCAAGGGGAGACATAAAGAGGTACTTCACTTGTTTTCATCTCATCATCTGGTGTTCATACTGGCTGTTTGCTGTTGTTGGTAacattatgtttttcttttgaagAAGCGCGATTGTGAAGTTGCAATAAAGTGCATCAACAAGAAGAATCTGGCCAAATCCCAAGTCCTCCTCGGGAAAGAAATTAAGATCCTGAAGGTATGAGGTATGACGTTGATCACCTCATTAAAATGTGCGTTATGGTTTTATTCCCAATGCTgaaagtccctctctctctccctcgctccaaGGAACTCAAACATGAAAACATCGTCGGTCTACTCGACTATCAGGTAGGGTTGGATTTACTTTTCCTTGAACCACACTTAAGTGTATCCCGTTTCCCCGTAGGCCTACTACCAGACATCCGTGTGTTATTCAGTGGGGACGCAAACACAAGCGTGGTTCTATGACATGTGCGAAAACATTGCGCGTCATCATCCGCACGTGTAGGGGAGAGAGCTGGCTCcctggttgttgtagttttcatGGGAAATCTTTTCCATGTgggatttatttaaaaagattcCTCTTTAACATTGTGAAAGTTTACACACGCACTACATTGGGCTTCCGAACACACGCAAATTGGGCTTAGAGATAGAGCAGAGGAGTACTTTGTATCCACAGGGAAATGCAGGACATAGGTGTTGGCCTATCAGAAGGAGTGACAGCTCCAGACAGGATATGTCTCGAAAcacctgtatgtctgtgtgccgGTTCTCACCACTCCTAGTGGATGCACTGTGATAAGCCATTTGATCCTCTGTGTCAGCTATATCAAAAGAGATGGCCCTGTGTAGCTCACACCAGGCTGCTGAGACAACAGCTTCCCAAATGACATAGGCCTCAATTGTTGTACCACAATGTGGGGGATGTAACACCTGCCCTGGTAGTATATGAAAGACTTACCCCGTATTAGGCTCAATCGATGCATTTTGAT
The Gadus macrocephalus chromosome 6, ASM3116895v1 DNA segment above includes these coding regions:
- the adgrd1 gene encoding adhesion G-protein coupled receptor D1 encodes the protein MTSSVVVTKDQEEQAVNQSNKVFLYCAFLDYSSKEGVWSNQGCVRSGGNVNFSVCLCNHLTNFAILMQVVPVKLSEVHQVALSIIGYIGCSISIFCLAITLVTFAILSSVSTIRNQRYHIHANLSFAILVAEILLLISSRFEPGTLPCKVMAVLLHFFFLSAFSWMLVEGLHLYSMVVKVFGSEGSKHLYYYAIGWGCPLVICVVSMTSSMTSYGEVDNCWLSLTNGAIWAFVAPALFVIVVNIGILISVTRIISRISTESYKVHGDANAVRLTAKAVAVLLPILGISWIFGVLTVNTHSLAFLYIFAVFNSLQGFFVFLFHCLLNSEVRAAFKHKTKVWSLTSSSIRNINVKPFNSDIMNGNKEGMTPTKMNTWDKSTNSANRMDLSAV